A single Brassica rapa cultivar Chiifu-401-42 chromosome A04, CAAS_Brap_v3.01, whole genome shotgun sequence DNA region contains:
- the LOC103866309 gene encoding protein CURVATURE THYLAKOID 1B, chloroplastic isoform X3 has product MASLSISSSSTIINSRASPPGQASFSSPSCISLPMLPPKPLQSTAYCRKIARRNVPTRATEVEAPVTAEAETTELPEIVKTAQEAWEKVEDKYAIGSLAFAALLALWGSTGLISAIDRLPLFPGVFELVGIGYTGTWFILFNGPLKRCCFVNTVVRLQEHDLQTRQGGAVSEGQGYIQRHIREQQLNQRKKCERHS; this is encoded by the exons ATGGCTTCCCTTTCAATCTCTTCATCTTCGACTATCATCAACTCTAGAGCTTCTCCTCCTGGACAAGCCTCCTTCTCTTCTCCATCGTGTATTTCACTTCCGATGCTTCCTCCTAAGCCGCTTCAGTCCACTGCTTACT GTCGGAAGATTGCGAGGAGGAACGTTCCGACGAGAGCTACCGAAGTTGAAGCTCCGGTCACCGCCGAAGCTGAGACTACAGAGTTGCCGGAAATCGTCAAGACCGCTCAAGAAGCT TGGGAGAAAGTGGAGGATAAGTATGCAATTGGTTCTCTCGCATTTGCTGCTTTGCTTGCTCTTTGGGGATCTACTGGCCTCATCTCG GCAATCGACAGGCTTCCGTTGTTTCCTGGTGTTTTTGAACTTGTAGGCATTGGTTACACTGGG ACTTGGTTCATTTTATTTAATGGACCTTTGAAACGTTGTTGTTTTGTTAACACAGTGGTTCGTTTACAAGAACATGATCTTCAAACCAGACAG GGAGGTGCTGTTTCAGAAGGTCAAGGATACATACAGAGACATATTAGGGAGCAGCAGCTGAATCAAAGGAAGAAGTGTGAGAGACATTCATGA
- the LOC103866309 gene encoding protein CURVATURE THYLAKOID 1B, chloroplastic isoform X4, producing MASLSISSSSTIINSRASPPGQASFSSPSCISLPMLPPKPLQSTAYCQFPTLHKCGRKIARRNVPTRATEVEAPVTAEAETTELPEIVKTAQEAWEKVEDKYAIGSLAFAALLALWGSTGLISAIDRLPLFPGVFELVGIGYTGWFVYKNMIFKPDREVLFQKVKDTYRDILGSSS from the exons ATGGCTTCCCTTTCAATCTCTTCATCTTCGACTATCATCAACTCTAGAGCTTCTCCTCCTGGACAAGCCTCCTTCTCTTCTCCATCGTGTATTTCACTTCCGATGCTTCCTCCTAAGCCGCTTCAGTCCACTGCTTACTGTCAGTTTCCCACTCTCCACAAATGTG GTCGGAAGATTGCGAGGAGGAACGTTCCGACGAGAGCTACCGAAGTTGAAGCTCCGGTCACCGCCGAAGCTGAGACTACAGAGTTGCCGGAAATCGTCAAGACCGCTCAAGAAGCT TGGGAGAAAGTGGAGGATAAGTATGCAATTGGTTCTCTCGCATTTGCTGCTTTGCTTGCTCTTTGGGGATCTACTGGCCTCATCTCG GCAATCGACAGGCTTCCGTTGTTTCCTGGTGTTTTTGAACTTGTAGGCATTGGTTACACTGGG TGGTTCGTTTACAAGAACATGATCTTCAAACCAGACAG GGAGGTGCTGTTTCAGAAGGTCAAGGATACATACAGAGACATATTAGGGAGCAGCAGCTGA
- the LOC103866309 gene encoding protein CURVATURE THYLAKOID 1B, chloroplastic isoform X2 — protein sequence MASLSISSSSTIINSRASPPGQASFSSPSCISLPMLPPKPLQSTAYCQFPTLHKCRKIARRNVPTRATEVEAPVTAEAETTELPEIVKTAQEAWEKVEDKYAIGSLAFAALLALWGSTGLISAIDRLPLFPGVFELVGIGYTGTWFILFNGPLKRCCFVNTVVRLQEHDLQTRQGGAVSEGQGYIQRHIREQQLNQRKKCERHS from the exons ATGGCTTCCCTTTCAATCTCTTCATCTTCGACTATCATCAACTCTAGAGCTTCTCCTCCTGGACAAGCCTCCTTCTCTTCTCCATCGTGTATTTCACTTCCGATGCTTCCTCCTAAGCCGCTTCAGTCCACTGCTTACTGTCAGTTTCCCACTCTCCACAAAT GTCGGAAGATTGCGAGGAGGAACGTTCCGACGAGAGCTACCGAAGTTGAAGCTCCGGTCACCGCCGAAGCTGAGACTACAGAGTTGCCGGAAATCGTCAAGACCGCTCAAGAAGCT TGGGAGAAAGTGGAGGATAAGTATGCAATTGGTTCTCTCGCATTTGCTGCTTTGCTTGCTCTTTGGGGATCTACTGGCCTCATCTCG GCAATCGACAGGCTTCCGTTGTTTCCTGGTGTTTTTGAACTTGTAGGCATTGGTTACACTGGG ACTTGGTTCATTTTATTTAATGGACCTTTGAAACGTTGTTGTTTTGTTAACACAGTGGTTCGTTTACAAGAACATGATCTTCAAACCAGACAG GGAGGTGCTGTTTCAGAAGGTCAAGGATACATACAGAGACATATTAGGGAGCAGCAGCTGAATCAAAGGAAGAAGTGTGAGAGACATTCATGA
- the LOC103866312 gene encoding FBD-associated F-box protein At3g49020: MDWISELPRDLIIQILSSLSTKDVTATSVLSKSWRSVWKMVPNIKFDSGYHYKTESHSFSEIVCKSLLSCSSPVLESLYLVNIYESEASDDIELLIGVAFARPVRKLVLELLLDKDYDGELIRILPSVFFSCNNTLEILELSSKLLLLDFPCRVSLKSLKKLRLIDVEFKDDESVCNLLCGCPILEDLVVHRRNSYDSKAFIMAKICNSKYEDDLIRFPSVFSSGNNTLEILELSTMLLDFPCRVGLKSLKKLHLINVKFRDEESVCNLLCGCPILEDLTVDRRGNYDAETFTIAVPSLQRLTIVDTFQGTANGGYVINAPSLKYLNIKGVGFEWFRGLITLGECYEFFLIENATELVEAKIIGVIMDIHVHNEDILASLASVKRLSLDFSPLKIKCPTGITFYQLVSLELNTRKSEWSNLLARMLDNSPKLQILKLINTANDYNNRTLYSFRLVGEWEKRPKCVPECLLFHLVTFQWTNYLWELEEELEVAKYILKNARWLKKATFYTEPEDVETLEEKREMLNELASVVRASNSCHLVFESSSN, from the exons ATGGACTGGATCAGTGAGCTGCCTAGAGATTTGATTATACAGATACTATCTTCACTTTCGACAAAAGATGTCACAGCAACAAGTGTTTTGTCTAAGAGTTGGAGATCTGTTTGGAAGATGGTGCCAAACATCAAGTTTGATTCTGGTTATCACTACAAAACTGAAAGCCATAGTTTTTCAGAGATTGTTTGCAAGTCTTTGCTTTCATGTAGCTCTCCGGTTCTAGAGAGTCTTTATTTggtaaatatttatgaatctgAAGCTTCAGATGACATAGAACTATTGATTGGAGTTGCATTTGCACGCCCTGTGCGTAAACTAGTACTGGAGCTTCTTCTAGATAAAGACTATGACGGGGAGTTGATTAGAATATTGCCGAGTGTTTTCTTTAGCTGTAATAACACACTGGAAATATTGGAACTCAGCAGTAAGTTATTGCTTTTAGACTTCCCTTGTCGGGTCAGTTTAAAGTCTCTTAAAAAGCTGCGCCTTATAGATGTGGAATTCAAAGATGACGAATCTGTTTGCAACCTTTTATGTGGCTGCCCTATTCTCGAAGATTTGGTTGTGCACCGAAGGAACAGTTATGATTCAAAGGCCTTCATTATGGCGAAGATTTGCAATTCTAAGTATGAGGACGACTTGATTAGATTTCCGAGTGTTTTCTCTAGCGGTAATAACACACTGGAAATATTGGAACTCAGTACTATGCTTTTAGACTTTCCTTGTCGGGTTGGTTTGAAGTCCCTTAAAAAGCTGCACCTTATAAATGTGAAATTCAGAGACGAGGAATCTGTTTGCAACCTTTTATGTGGCTGCCCTATTCTCGAAGATTTGACTGTGGACCGAAGGGGCAATTATGATGCAGAGACTTTCACTATTGCGGTTCCATCATTACAGAGACTAACCATAGTAGATACTTTTCAAGGAACAGCTAATGGAGGCTATGTGATAAACGCCCCTTCTTTGAAATACTTGAACATCAAAGGGGTTGGGTTTGAATGGTTTCGCGGACTCATCACCCTAGGCGAGTGTTATGAGTTTTTTCTGATTGAGAATGCGACAGAACTGGTGGAGGCTAAAATCATAGGCGTTATAATGGATATCCATGTACACAATGAGGATATTTTGGCTTCTCTAGCTTCAGTAAAACGTCTTTCTTTAGACTTTTCACCCTTGAAG ATCAAGTGTCCTACTGGTATTACCTTCTACCAGCTGGTATCTTTGGAGCTTAATACACGTAAAAGTGAGTGGTCGAATCTACTTGCTCGCATGCTCGATAATTCTCCTAAATTGCAAATCCTCAAGCTCATTAACACC GCAAATGATTATAACAATAGAACATTATACTCCTTCCGATTGGTCGGCGAATGGGAGAAACGTCCAAAATGCGTACCGGAATGTTTGTTATTCCATCTTGTGACATTCCAGTGGACAAATTACCTATGGGAACTAGAAGAAGAGCTAGAAGTggcaaaatacattttaaagaATGCAAGATGGTTGAAGAAAGCAACTTTCTATACGGAACCGGAAGATGTCGAAACCTTGGAAGAGAAACGTGAGATGCTAAACGAATTGGCTAGTGTAGTTAGGGCTTCAAATTCATGTCACCTCGTCTTTGAATCATCATCCAACTAA
- the LOC103866309 gene encoding protein CURVATURE THYLAKOID 1B, chloroplastic isoform X1, with product MASLSISSSSTIINSRASPPGQASFSSPSCISLPMLPPKPLQSTAYCQFPTLHKCGRKIARRNVPTRATEVEAPVTAEAETTELPEIVKTAQEAWEKVEDKYAIGSLAFAALLALWGSTGLISAIDRLPLFPGVFELVGIGYTGTWFILFNGPLKRCCFVNTVVRLQEHDLQTRQGGAVSEGQGYIQRHIREQQLNQRKKCERHS from the exons ATGGCTTCCCTTTCAATCTCTTCATCTTCGACTATCATCAACTCTAGAGCTTCTCCTCCTGGACAAGCCTCCTTCTCTTCTCCATCGTGTATTTCACTTCCGATGCTTCCTCCTAAGCCGCTTCAGTCCACTGCTTACTGTCAGTTTCCCACTCTCCACAAATGTG GTCGGAAGATTGCGAGGAGGAACGTTCCGACGAGAGCTACCGAAGTTGAAGCTCCGGTCACCGCCGAAGCTGAGACTACAGAGTTGCCGGAAATCGTCAAGACCGCTCAAGAAGCT TGGGAGAAAGTGGAGGATAAGTATGCAATTGGTTCTCTCGCATTTGCTGCTTTGCTTGCTCTTTGGGGATCTACTGGCCTCATCTCG GCAATCGACAGGCTTCCGTTGTTTCCTGGTGTTTTTGAACTTGTAGGCATTGGTTACACTGGG ACTTGGTTCATTTTATTTAATGGACCTTTGAAACGTTGTTGTTTTGTTAACACAGTGGTTCGTTTACAAGAACATGATCTTCAAACCAGACAG GGAGGTGCTGTTTCAGAAGGTCAAGGATACATACAGAGACATATTAGGGAGCAGCAGCTGAATCAAAGGAAGAAGTGTGAGAGACATTCATGA
- the LOC103866321 gene encoding glycylpeptide N-tetradecanoyltransferase 1, producing MGICSKRNKKLLGFISGVPIKIQIGEDVVEAADLNFLCVQKGFKKFSFGSLGSFMIDEMRRRVDLEGVSKAVYLTVSERSTPSITCQPWYRALKEEKQPLPAATTQTPGLRPMLPCDVPAVTKLIRSYLRQFRVSSYLEEADVTHWLLPRDKVVYSYVVVNPSTEFVTDFFSFYARKNSDLNVAFSFYHVARDTSTKTLMSDALVVAKESGFDFFGALDIMGDRSFLKKKLKFVKGKTLAYYHFSNFNLPHLKPREIGVNIKAT from the coding sequence ATGGGAATCTGTTCCAAGCGCAACAAGAAGCTGCTTGGCTTTATCAGTGGTGTCCCTATCAAAATCCAAATAGGTGAGGATGTGGTTGAAGCGGCAGATTTAAATTTTCTCTGTGTTCAGAAGGGTTTCAAGAAGTTCAGCTTTGGTTCTTTGGGTTCATTCATGATCGATGAGATGAGAAGAAGGGTTGACCTGGAGGGTGTTAGCAAAGCTGTTTATCTCACAGTTTCAGAGCGCTCTACACCAAGCATCACCTGCCAACCATGGTACAGGGCATTGAAGGAAGAAAAACAACCACTACCTGCAGCAACAACACAAACACCTGGCTTAAGACCAATGTTACCATGTGATGTCCCTGCTGTTACAAAACTTATAAGAAGCTACCTTAGACAGTTTAGGGTTTCATCTTACCTTGAAGAAGCAGACGTCACCCATTGGCTTCTGCCACGGGATAAGGTTGTGTACTCTTACGTCGTGGTCAACCCTTCCACTGAGTTTGTGACTGACTTCTTCAGTTTCTACGCTAGGAAAAATTCTGATTTGAATGTAGCATTCTCCTTTTATCATGTTGCTAGAGACACCTCCACCAAGACTCTCATGAGCGATGCCTTAGTAGTGGCAAAGGAAAGTGGATTTGACTTCTTCGGCGCCTTGGACATAATGGGGGACAGATCTTTcttgaagaagaagctgaagttCGTTAAGGGAAAAACTCTTGCTTATTACCATTTTAGCAACTTCAATCTTCCCCACCTGAAGCCACGAGAGATTGGTGTCAACATCAAAGCTACTTGA
- the LOC103866309 gene encoding protein CURVATURE THYLAKOID 1B, chloroplastic isoform X5, whose amino-acid sequence MASLSISSSSTIINSRASPPGQASFSSPSCISLPMLPPKPLQSTAYCRKIARRNVPTRATEVEAPVTAEAETTELPEIVKTAQEAWEKVEDKYAIGSLAFAALLALWGSTGLISAIDRLPLFPGVFELVGIGYTGWFVYKNMIFKPDREVLFQKVKDTYRDILGSSS is encoded by the exons ATGGCTTCCCTTTCAATCTCTTCATCTTCGACTATCATCAACTCTAGAGCTTCTCCTCCTGGACAAGCCTCCTTCTCTTCTCCATCGTGTATTTCACTTCCGATGCTTCCTCCTAAGCCGCTTCAGTCCACTGCTTACT GTCGGAAGATTGCGAGGAGGAACGTTCCGACGAGAGCTACCGAAGTTGAAGCTCCGGTCACCGCCGAAGCTGAGACTACAGAGTTGCCGGAAATCGTCAAGACCGCTCAAGAAGCT TGGGAGAAAGTGGAGGATAAGTATGCAATTGGTTCTCTCGCATTTGCTGCTTTGCTTGCTCTTTGGGGATCTACTGGCCTCATCTCG GCAATCGACAGGCTTCCGTTGTTTCCTGGTGTTTTTGAACTTGTAGGCATTGGTTACACTGGG TGGTTCGTTTACAAGAACATGATCTTCAAACCAGACAG GGAGGTGCTGTTTCAGAAGGTCAAGGATACATACAGAGACATATTAGGGAGCAGCAGCTGA
- the LOC103866311 gene encoding atherin-like: MEEDDVVPARFRAFLHEINESYGAVYQNYKEEQAKNISKGKQQRSYAEVVMCPAAAKVVAGSGIVAAPPPQQKTAVLSGPHQAAHAPAKVVTGSGIVAAPPPQQKTAVLSGPHQAVHAPAKVVTGSGIVAAPPPQQKTAVLSGPHQAAHAPAKRVLPQQQQRAVSSGSKGFKTEPRRPHQVTAPRAPAKGGLPQQQQRAGLSGSKGSKTEPRRPPQVTAPRAPDKKAAEQTSSSLSGLDKKVSGAQKEAPCPSKSDAISSPQHGHSGNERSGPSDGELMKKRGKEKVVDDEEEPPPSGLLEVSKQASDGSSEAEAEIVNELMRKKGKGKVVDDEEEHPPSGLLEVSKQASDGPHRSEEAPSEVEASSPAKAELKREPKELHSSLELVTCDLSSDDMCAQVQTLLKENFSDTATF, encoded by the coding sequence ATGGAAGAAGATGATGTTGTCCCTGCAAGGTTCAGAGCCTTTTTGCACGAAATTAACGAGTCTTATGGAGCTGTTTATCAAAATTACAAAGAGGAACAGGCCAAGAACATCAGCAAAGGAAAGCAGCAAAGATCTTATGCAGAGGTTGTTATGTGTCCAGCTGCAGCTAAGGTGGTCGCAGGAAGTGGTATAGTTGCAGCTCCTCCTCCTCAGCAGAAAACAGCTGTCTTGTCTGGTCCTCATCAAGCAGCTCATGCCCCAGCTAAAGTGGTCACAGGAAGTGGTATAGTTGCAGCTCCTCCTCCTCAGCAGAAAACAGCTGTCTTGTCTGGTCCTCATCAAGCAGTTCATGCCCCAGCTAAAGTGGTCACAGGAAGCGGTATAGTTGCAGCTCCTCCTCCTCAGCAGAAAACAGCCGTCTTGTCTGGTCCTCATCAAGCAGCTCATGCCCCAGCTAAGAGAGTTCTTCCTCAGCAGCAGCAAAGAGCTGTCTCATCTGGTAGCAAAGGATTCAAGACGGAACCTAGGAGACCACATCAGGTTACAGCTCCTCGTGCCCCAGCTAAGGGAGGTCTTCCTCAGCAGCAGCAAAGAGCCGGCTTGTCTGGTAGCAAAGGATCCAAGACGGAACCTAGGAGACCACCTCAGGTTACAGCTCCTCGTGCCCCAGATAAGAAGGCTGCCGAGCAAACATCATCGAGCCTTTCTGGATTGGACAAGAAAGTTAGTGGAGCACAAAAGGAGGCACCTTGCCCATCAAAGAGCGATGCCATCTCTAGTCCTCAGCACGGGCACAGTGGGAATGAACGTTCTGGTCCCTCTGATGGTGAGTTGATGAAAAAAAGGGGTAAGGAGAAGGTTGTGGATGATGAAGAAGAGCCTCCTCCATCTGGACTACTTGAAGTCTCAAAGCAAGCATCTGATGGTTCTTCTGAAGCTGAAGCAGAGATTGTCAACGAGTTGATGAGAAAAAAGGGTAAGGGGAAGGTTGTggatgatgaagaagagcaTCCTCCATCTGGACTACTTGAAGTCTCAAAGCAAGCATCTGATGGTCCTCACCGCAGTGAAGAAGCTCCTTCTGAAGTTGAAGCTAGTTCACCAGCAAAGGCCGAGCTCAAGAGAGAGCCAAAGGAACTGCATTCCTCTCTTGAACTGGTCACATGCGATTTGAGCTCAGATGATATGTGTGCACAGGTTCAGACACTACTCAAAGAAAACTTCTCGGACACTGCAACCTTTTGA